The DNA segment cttttataattttgtatacatttactATGAGGCATTTGAATTGTACATtttcatcagaattttttttgttttgtatgtgatGGTTGTTAATATGTAAACATTCCATAGCAACAATTTTATGAAGAGTACTGTTCAGTCAGATAACACTGAAACTATATCATCAAGACCAGGCATTAGGTATAGAGAACATTGCACGTACCCCTTGTATATCAAGCACAATTTGGACTTTGCGATGTGTTATTTCAAATTCACTTTaatatacacatgtatgcacaccgATTCATGCATAAGAATTTCAAGTAGATGTTGAAAGGAATGGGCCAAGGACAAGGAtcaaatgtctttttctttattagaTGGACTCAAATGTTGATATAAGAAAAGTTAgaagatgtgatttttttttaatgtcaaatacAGCTATGCAATGCAGTGTTTTCCAAGATGGTAAATTTGTTACGTACAGACTGTTgttataaatgaaagatttaaaaacataaGCACCTTTATACTTTTTCTTGAGCTGGGCATTACCCAACCTTCCCACAAGAAAGGTTTCCATTTTGATGTTATCAAACAGTTCTTTCTTTGAGCAGTAATAGTGTTCCTTCTGTGATCTAGCTTACACCcacaatttcaaaagaaattggCATTTATactgtgaaatatattttcatactTTGTACATAAGCTGCAGAACAAACTGGCTACTCTGTATTCTGAAATAACAGTTACAcattgagataaaaaaaaaaaaacaaccaaaaaaagaaaaacaggacTGCATAAATTTTTGATTTCCCTTTTCCATTCATACAGGTTCCTCTAAATTCACGTACAGCCCAttcagtcaagaaaatgttcagcACATCTGTATATGTAAAGTGATATGCAAGTACTTTAGCAATCCACCACAGTAGTTCATTCTTGCAACATATATTTTGGACTGTAGGTCATTGTAATTTAGGTAATAGAAGCTCACAGTTATTTACATTCACCATGGCATACTCATATAAAGACCGTCTTGTTAAAGACAGATAAAGTGCACCGCACTAATCCCACTGTACTTGCTGAATGGTTTGCATGTAGTTGAGCAACCCAGGTATCACCTTGCTTTTATCATAGAAATATTCATAAGTCACacaataccattttttttatcacttttatttgATTGCATGCTGTGTCTTTTTGagctattgtttttatttgaaaaccTAAAGTCTTCCACCACAGTCAATCCTTACAGGTAATcagttattttagaaaaaaattaaaatgctgaaATTAGTTTGCAATATTTCTAGTGTTTTCATTAGCAAAGAACCATTTAAGCAAggtgattttaatttttcaaaataaattcagTGAATAATTTGTATGGAAAATCTGATACATGCCCATGGAGAGATTGCTTCCATGTATGTAATTGCTGTTGCATCTTATTGTGCTGCACCGCATTCCTACACAACACTTAAACCAAATAGTCGAGCTTCCATCTGACTCCTGAAGAAGAAGGGGACAGATTTGAAAATAGTCATCAGTATTTACCTGTATCCTTAGCTTTTTTCCTTGGTGCTAGTAGGAGAAACACTTGCTTTTAGGCATCttctaaatttctttctttttttgtcaccACATGCTTTCTAGGACACCTCTTTTAGtttcagctctgtgtgtgtgtgtgcgcgcaaaTATGCATTTAGGGATATGCTTGCATTTCTATATATGTATGGTCATGCTCTTACCTAGCGTCTTTACACCGTTGTCAGTTGTGTGAAATATCACTAAGGGTGGTTTACTTTTTCCATAATAAAGTGCAAAGTGATACTAAATctgcatacttttttttcgttcattcCAAGAAATAAATGCTCAAGTAACTATTAGAAAGTTATTATAACCTGGAGGAAGGTATGAAACAATCTAAGGAAGCCACAGTGTATTGAAAATATGACagatatgaagaaaaaagatatgCCAAAGAAAACCATGACCAAATATGTATTCTTTTCtcactttattctttctttttagcaCTTCATTGTGTAAACTGAGGATTAGATTTCAGTTGCATTGCATCATTGTGCTATGCTACCATAGTGGGCTCAATGAACTGCTTTCACTTTCCTTCCCCCATCCTCCagtaaaacttattttttgttaaatttgaatATGTACATTGTTTGATTCTGATAGATTGAAAAGTCACTTTTTAAACTCATTTGATTGAGAAAATGTTGTAAACTTTGTGCTCTAAGTGCATGCTacacttttgcttttatttatacaGAAGTACTGTTGTGTATATTGTGTACATAATCGATGTATCTTAAGGAAGCACCCTGTCCCCTATGTTGCTGAATCTGTTTTGTGTTGAGTTTGCCTGATGCAGCAGACTGTTCACAAAAGAGCgaatttgttttgcattttttttccctcctcgtTTGCAGTAcctaatttttctttgttagaaGTATTTTGTGTTCTCTTGCTGATATTTTCCCGGTAGAAGCTGTCCATATACAGAAAGGTgcttgcattttgttttgttacactGGGGATGGTCAAAACTTTTCATCAAGAGTCAGAAGTATTTATTGGTGTTTCATTTGCCTAGTTTAGATGCCATGCTTTGTAAATTTAAGgcataagaaaaatattaaatggtGGATTTTCTGGTTTATATAGCATACTAAGTTTTCTCGATCATTattcaaaatattgaaaattatGCCATTAGGTAGATCATAGCAGGCAGACCGTTGTTTTGTTTGGGAGGAGGGATGTGCAAGCAGTTTGCTTGGCTCTCTTTTATATCCTGAATATTTAAGTTGATAAATTAGCAGTGTTGCTTAAaccttcaaatttttttcttgcttgtttgctgtcagaaggacagaagaaaaaggtcaacGATAATACTAGGATGTTTCTCTTCTTTAGTAGAacataagaaaatttaaatatttcacgaTCATACTTTGCATTAGCATAGTTTTAAATGCTTgataaaatctttgtttcaTGAACATTGAATATTATCATACTCATTGATTGAAAAGTACATGTGAGGCAGGGACTTCAGTTAAAGTCTAGCAGAATTACTGGAAAAGGGACTGGTGGGGACTGCATAGTCAAGATTTATACAGTCTCATGATTTTAAATGGCCTTATTGGAGTGTCTGTCCAAGACAAATTTATTGGAAGTTGCTGAAAAATATCTAAGACTGTCACAACCCTTGATCTTCTATGCTTGGTTAGTACAGAAGCAGTACATTTGTGGGTAGAGATGACAACACACGTGTGTTTGAAGAAAGCCTTCCAGCCTCTCAAATCCTGCcctttgttttaaatgtcattattaATAAGTTATAGAAAGGGGGTTTGACCAGTCTCATATCAAATACTGTATCAGCCTTACGTTGTGCCTGTACGGACAAGAGCAGTGGGTTGCTTAGGCTATTTGTACCATTTCcatctataaataaatttatataagcCTCATTGGGCCTTATAaacaagcacatttttttcaatggaaaAAGATCCATATACTGATCTAGGTTTGTGccttgtttagaaaaaaaaattgccagcAGTGTGGTGAGGGTTAtgaaaaatacagacaaaaaatGTGTACTTCACAAATATGCTAttgtgtatattatttatgcTTCAGTAACAGTGGTCAGTATCCTGAAGGACAAGGAAAGAAAGTGCCATGATTGAAACTTTTAGTCCTCACAGTAACAGATGCTGAGGAGTAAAAGGCAGTCTCTGTGCCCAgacttttcatttaaattttttaacattccaGGTGTTTGCTTTAAACTGAGGTAATTACAAGTAAACTTAAGTTTTCCTTATTCTTTAACATTAATTTaagaagttttgtttcttgcttctgTATAAATAGCTGTTCTGATTTATAATGTTTGATATTAAATGAATCTGAAACTTGGTAACAAAAGGGTATTTGCAAGGTGCCTTTTTGTGATagagtaaacaatatttttcaaaccGAAATAGAAATTAAGGTACAACATCTGTACTTTCTGTTGTGACAAGTTTTGTTGAAGAAACTTTTTGAAGTCTGATGATAAGTCAGTTCGCATTTTGCTCATATCTAACCTGCTGTATTTGCTGATActcataaaaaatgttaagcTCTGACCTGGTGCATTGATAAAAGTGCAAGACTGGGAGATGGAAGAATTTCTCTCTGAACTTTGTGCCATATACTACTGGGTATTACCAGGTCTTcagctttcatatttttttataactgaatgctgctgctgttcaACAGCATTAGTACCTGCATTAGCTGTGGATATAGATGGCACCTAATCTTGTGCTACTGATGTACTTACAGTTGGAGAGTGGAGACAGTTTCCTTAAATCTGTACCAACTGTTCTAATCCCAAATATATAGTTAAAGCAAGCATTTATGTTTCTTCTGTGTGAAATACTGGTGACATTATGTTcttttttgtctgatttttcaATTCCTAAAGCTGTATGtgcattttcatcatttcatgAGTGTTACTCTGAATTTACAGACATctttaaatggaaaaatgttgTATGTTAATCAGAATGTAATTTGAGCTGTAGTGTTGACTGTAAGAGTTACACAAATCAGAAGTCCTACATCGGATCTGCACAGCTATTTGGGGTAGGGGGACAGGGAAGAATACCTCTGTTCTGTGCAGAAGTATTTTTCTTAACTGGTCTTAAACAGTAGTTCTCAAAATTATGGTTGACAtaaattcatattttgaaaGACTTTTATGTGCATTGCCTATTACAGCAGCTAAGACATAACAATTATCTTTGTTATGACAGTGGTGTGCTtgtgtcttttcctttttagggttgtgtgtgcatgtgtaaatgTCATTCAGGTAACTGCTGTGAGGTCAAATTTTTGCTGCATTAGAATATATCTAGAaagtgtttatttcttgttacctttattttccttccatcgtcttgtttttaattatattctCATCTGACACTTCTTTCACCTATTGTTCACAAAATTTCACATTGAGATGGCCTAGCTGTTAACAGAATATTAGTTTTGGTATTAAACCCAAGACATTGGTTCTTCTCATGATTCCTCACAAATGTAATGATGGTACACACTTGCTTCTAGTCATTTGGAAAGTTTATTTCCTGCCTACACTTTTGTGAGTGCATTCCAGCTAATATAGAGTTTCATTTCACAAGTATGACTTTAATCATGATGAGGATAAGCATACAACTACAGTAACAATCTCTACAGGATCATTCTGAAACCAATATGTTGGCATAATCATTCCTGCCTCCCTCTCTCAAATGTTTGGGGCGCCCAGTAGTATAGTTAAAACACCCGATTGTCACCACCACAGTGAACGgccttgggttcagatctcatcttggaACACTGTGACACCTATTTGCAGGGCTGGCTTTTGGGGCTTTTCTCTGGGTAATACCTCCCCTCTCATTTTGCCTCATAGTGTAAATcgcctctaggtggaagcactgtCCTGCCAATCCCTCTTGTGcgcacacactcatgcacaatCACATATCCACCtcattaatgtaaaaaaaacaaaattctcaaCAAAATCTACAACAgaaattatattaaagtctttttatataaaaatatatcacataATCTGTTGTGCGTGCTCCTATCCATACAGACATAAGTTTGTGCTGCAGTAGCCCTTAATGGCTAGGCTCCCAGCGCCAAAGGCGGACGGGATGACCATCTCCTCTCTGAGTGACAGTGGCCTGCTCTTCTCTAACTTGCTGTCCTTGCATCTGCCTCCAAAGTCCTTTCACCTTTATTCCTTTCCACCTAAAACCCTTATCATTTCAatgccatttttcttttatatcttttgccTTGAAGCCCTTTGTTTCTGCATTGCACAAACCCAAAACTTCTCTCTTGGTTTCCCTTCTCCATGGCCTCCCCCGTGTGCTACAAACTGGTACAGCATGAAATCTTTAATGATAATTTAAGTTCTTTAAAGACTGACTATAGACCACAGTTATGAATTTTTAACAGTCTTGAATTGTGCTGTTTCTTCTCCCTTGATATGTTCTCAACCAGTATAACACATTGCACTCTAAAAGAAAGCAACAATAGCCATCTATAAAAATTTCTGTACACAACAGCAAAACTGAAATGTTCAGCAACATAACACTGAGTGCAAATGCTAATTGTTCTTCATTATTAAGAAATCATAAttgaaaaaaggacaaacatgtCAAAATTCTAATAAGAATCTTAGTAATAAAAAAGCTTCTAAAGAGCACCATTCATTTTGTCATCAAAAGATAAGCATCACTATTAAGAATACATGAAAGCACGACGTTCTACTATTAATGCTTTGCATAGATATCCTCAcaatttttgttcattatatACAACTTTAGCAATCCCCATCAAAACAAGAAGCCAAGTCATTTGGCACTTCAGTGTGCAGTTCAGTAAATTATTGTCTTAACCTGTGGGGAAATTTTCACTTGTTAGCGATTGACACCAACATACTGGCTACCactaaatttataatttttttctcatctgacatcatcatcaatttgaTCATCACAGATTTTTTCCTATAAACGTAACCACAGAaactatttttcaaataaatgtgctTATATCCGCACATGAAATGTACACAATTTTATTATCAGAAGAAATCCAGTTCATTTCATGTTGAGACTGTTTATCAGGTACTACAGTGCATCCCCTATGCAACACCAATGTTTGTCATGAAACTCTCACCTTTACCTCAAGTTGTTTCCCTACACATACAATCAGCCCCACACACCAGACAAAAGTGTTTGTAATGACTGCAAAATTTTCCTGTGCAGGAAGTCTCTGACCTGGTGCAATTTCATAACTTTGCAGGCTTTTCATAGCTTTACCTGAGGGTagtgcccatctctccctcactgccttaccttccccagctctctgtggagtcaggtctAACCACCAGCTCTAACCACTTAGCTATCTGCTTCCGCACTTGAAAAGGAGGAGGTACATATGCAGCATAATGTCCAGAAATTATTCAGCCTACTGATAAGGCAGTTTTAGATCATCAAGTATATTCTCTCAGTGCCTAAATGTTACACGCTAACATctatacacacatgcactcatacAACAGATACACCCAAAAGATAAATACAGACGCACTTTAGCACACCATCAGAACATGGAAGGGTGACCTCACCGAAAAGTATGTTAGGTTTGGAATTGAGGTAGTGTGACAAAGGCTGACAAGTAATTTGTTTCAAGCTGATTGGGCTTGATAGGAAAAAGACCTCTATCcatatgtcttttttttagtgAGACTCCCAAGAAGCCTGGTGTCAAAAGATGAACAAAGCCATCATGAGAGAGCATAGATAGTACTGAGTTCAGAGAAATATTGAGAATAGGTACCAGAGACAGCAGAATATGTCAGAGTGGAAAGTTTATAGGCTATATGATAAGAGACCTccagccagtgaagagagcaAATGAAAGTCTGAGTTGCCTTTGCAATGAAATAATGATGAACTAATCCTACACAGTTCAAGGTATGCAATTCTGTAGACATGAGAAAAAAGGCAACGAAAAGTCAAACTCTTGGAAAAAGAGCGATACTCAAACTGCAGACAGAAGCATATTCAGTTTTGGTAGCAGGTATGAATTGAGGCCAATTGGATACCCATGTGGGGCAATGTACTTTGCCAGACTGACCCAGCTGCTGAATGGGTTGTGAAAGGAAAGGCAACAAGGGAGAGGAGCACTGTAATCACCATAAAAAATTATCTAGCCTCAGTGAAGAAGCCTTActtccaaacaacaacaaagtttagTTTGTTCATTTTCTGCTTAGCTTATGTACATCCTGTGAAAACAAAGGAATAGACTGGTCATTCCATGCAGAACctgcttttctttgcttttcaaGACAAGAATAAGTGGCATGCTTTGTTagctgctgcatctatccaGCTGTCCCTCCAATGACCAGTACAATAGACCAGCATAGCCACTCATTtgctggtaccagtcaagggatgtatatatgtataagggGAAAATGAACCAAGGTTCAGAATTTGGATTCTTTTTATGCCTTTGCCAAGTAAATTACccacattattacatttttcaaaCCTAAAtatcatcaaataaataatcataTATGCAGTGTGCATATACACAacagcataaatatatttttaataaatataatccTTTTGCTCAGCAGATAATCAGTAGTTTCTTTTCCTGATCATCAAATTAGTGACAGTCATCACCTTCACACTTCTTGTGAAGAATGATGTGTCTTCCATTTGCAGTTAAAAATAGTTGGAAAAATGTATGTCATAACGTGTGGGGTTTTGTGGACTGTTctcttttattatcatttcgCAATTTATTTGCTTCCTCATGATTATTTAATTGCGTCACTCATTGTTGGCATCATTTTCCTTTGTATTCATTCAATCTGAATAAAAAGGGAATCAAAGACATATATGTAATGCCATCAGATTGCATATCCAGACCATAGGGCTTCACAGAGAAAATGACTGTATTTTCTGTCAAAACCAAATGTCTCAGTTATGCACATTACTCCTGACTTGCATGCATGCGGTCACACAAGACACCCACATAACTTCATGTCTGGAATtggcatttatttgtttgttgtgtttggtgGTCAGCTTTTGGggaatttcttgttttctgcttctctttcattttctgatcAGCATCCCTTCATTCTGAAATCAATTCATGCTGGTTTGTAACCTCTCTCTGACTTCTTCATCTGTCTCAGCACCAACAACCCATGGGCCCTCTTCCATCTGATGTTTTAGGATATATGACcctcttcttttcatttctggATGAAGATCCAGGATCCTTTCAACAACAGATTGGTTGAGAACACAGTACACCAAAAGTGTGCGCAGTCTTGAACACTCTTCTGCAAGCCTTATTAATGCCCGGCTGAGTTCTTCTGAGTTACGTGTCTGCAGAACCACCTCCTCTAGAGTTTTATGATAGAATGTTGTTGCTTGGTTCACTTCATCAgcaatgtgtgtaaatgtctccAGACGCAAGACTGTCACAGGAATTTCTGCTTTCATCAGGTCTGAAATACGATGAAGTGGACACGTGTGATCAAATCCTAACATAACTGAAAGCTTTGGAATCTTATTAACCAAAGCCAGCCAGGCTTCAGATGAGAGGTCTTCTGTATATTTTGCTTCACGTCTAAATACAATAGATAATCGCCTCAAGCAGGGCTCCTCAGGTCTGGCCAGAGCCAAAAGAACTTCATCTGAAAGGCTTACATGAAAGACACGCAGGTCTTTCAGCTTTCTGCACTGTGAAACAAGCCGAAGCATGCAGAATGGGGATA comes from the Pomacea canaliculata isolate SZHN2017 linkage group LG12, ASM307304v1, whole genome shotgun sequence genome and includes:
- the LOC112576416 gene encoding F-box/LRR-repeat protein 8-like, producing the protein MVDRDEEDISWDHLPQHILVSVFTYLTPHERLQAALSCKSWLTCLQHPLLWRRFVCRFIQPVNSKLLQPIENHGHRIRALVVELDQEKADNRINACKILRSLADNLQRKLTSLTVRFLGQNPLFYAGHEFVTELKLLFDFARLPAVPHFLTDIDLSGLDVAFDDTLFDALAENQPQLESLNIQNKSLICKVSPFCMLRLVSQCRKLKDLRVFHVSLSDEVLLALARPEEPCLRRLSIVFRREAKYTEDLSSEAWLALVNKIPKLSVMLGFDHTCPLHRISDLMKAEIPVTVLRLETFTHIADEVNQATTFYHKTLEEVVLQTRNSEELSRALIRLAEECSRLRTLLVYCVLNQSVVERILDLHPEMKRRGSYILKHQMEEGPWVVGAETDEEVRERLQTSMN